A genomic window from Eleginops maclovinus isolate JMC-PN-2008 ecotype Puerto Natales chromosome 9, JC_Emac_rtc_rv5, whole genome shotgun sequence includes:
- the mef2b gene encoding myocyte-specific enhancer factor 2B isoform X1, translated as MGRKKIQISRILDQRNRQVTFTKRKFGLMKKAYELSVLCDCEIALIIFNSTNRLFQYASTDMDKVLLKYTEYSEPHESRTNTDILEVLCMLLLKEIMTLRRKGLGLEGSELESEESMQVAADKYPLSEGMDLSVARQRFYAPSLLSPEAQFLVSAGCENGFPNSSGSSMASHRPSGFKSLGCRPGASSPVVPHAHTAFMSPHSGIGYSVFSHGNLNRALDMKSPPPLNIGSDNLRGDAANMGLGATRANHNSTRGVLYQGLHSGNSMVAMGKAGLLGHSLGGYGLPSPGVSEYSQPGFYHSVSLQRGSVNPWQSPQEPHGPHIHPGMSSGGCSFPSQSCPSTSPHQPSLNLSIKLERSSPEHMSSPTSPPLHHLRQHSPISNPDSACQTPPEARPANETKEFPKVGYPQDGEEEGQPHRQLEISDGWQR; from the exons AtgggaagaaagaaaatacaaatttcTCGTATTCTGGACCAGAGAAATAGACAG gtGACTTTCACCAAGCGTAAGTTCGGTCTAATGAAGAAGGCGTACGAGCTGAGCGTGCTGTGTGACTGTGAGATCGCCCTGATTATCTTCAACAGCACCAACCGTCTGTTCCAGTACGCCAGCACAGACATGGACAAAGTGCTTCTCAAGTACACCGAGTACAGCGAGCCGCACGAGAGTCGCACCAACACGGACATACTGGAGGTACTGTGCATGCTGCTACTAAAGGAAATAATG aCTTTGCGCAGGAAAGGCCTCGGCCTCGAAGGGTCAGAGCTGGAGAGTGAAGAGAGCATGCAGGTGGCTGCAGACAAATATCCTCTCAGCGAGGGCATGGATCTCTCTGTGGCTCGCCAACGCTTCTAT gcTCCGTCGCTCCTCTCACCTGAGGCCCAGTTTCTGGTGTCTGCAGGCTGTGAGAACGGCTTTCCTAACTCCTCTGGATCCAGCATGGCGTCCCACAGACCCTCTGGCTTTAAATCGCTGGGCTGCCGACCGGGCGCTTCCAGTCCTGTTGtgccacacgcacacactgcaTTCATGTCTCCACACTCAG GTATCGGCTACTCCGTGTTCTCCCATGGTAACCTGAATCGAGCTCTGGACATGAAAAGCCCTCCTCCTCTGAACATAGGCAGTGACAACTTACGGGGGGATGCTGCTAACATGGGCCTGGGGGCCACAAGAGCTAACCACAACTCTACT AGGGGAGTCTTGTACCAGGGCCTGCACAGTGGCAACTCAATGGTAGCCATGGGCAAAGCAGGCCTGCTGGGTCACAGTTTGGGAGGGTATGGCCTCCCTTCTCCGGGGGTCTCTG AGTACAGCCAACCTGGTTTTTATCACTCCGTCAGTCTACAACGAGGATCAGTGAACCCCTGGCAGTCGCCTCAGGAGCCCCATGGGCCCCATATACACCCAGG GATGTCCAGTGGAGGGTGCTCCTTCCCCTCTCAGTCTTGCCCCTCAACCTCTCCACATCAGCCCTCCCTCAACCTCAGCATCAAGTTGGAGCGTAGCTCTCCGGAGCACATGTCCTCACCCACCTCCCCTCCTCTGCACCACCTCAGGCAGCACTCTCCAATCAGCAACCCCGATTCAGCTTGCCAAACCCCTCCAGAAGCCCGCCCGGCCAATGaaacaaaggagtttcccaaaGTCGGATACCCACAAGATGGGGAGGAAGAAGGGCAGCCACACAGGCAGTTAGAGATAAGTGATGGGTGGCAGAGATAG
- the mef2b gene encoding myocyte-specific enhancer factor 2B isoform X2, whose translation MGRKKIQISRILDQRNRQVTFTKRKFGLMKKAYELSVLCDCEIALIIFNSTNRLFQYASTDMDKVLLKYTEYSEPHESRTNTDILETLRRKGLGLEGSELESEESMQVAADKYPLSEGMDLSVARQRFYAPSLLSPEAQFLVSAGCENGFPNSSGSSMASHRPSGFKSLGCRPGASSPVVPHAHTAFMSPHSGIGYSVFSHGNLNRALDMKSPPPLNIGSDNLRGDAANMGLGATRANHNSTRGVLYQGLHSGNSMVAMGKAGLLGHSLGGYGLPSPGVSEYSQPGFYHSVSLQRGSVNPWQSPQEPHGPHIHPGMSSGGCSFPSQSCPSTSPHQPSLNLSIKLERSSPEHMSSPTSPPLHHLRQHSPISNPDSACQTPPEARPANETKEFPKVGYPQDGEEEGQPHRQLEISDGWQR comes from the exons AtgggaagaaagaaaatacaaatttcTCGTATTCTGGACCAGAGAAATAGACAG gtGACTTTCACCAAGCGTAAGTTCGGTCTAATGAAGAAGGCGTACGAGCTGAGCGTGCTGTGTGACTGTGAGATCGCCCTGATTATCTTCAACAGCACCAACCGTCTGTTCCAGTACGCCAGCACAGACATGGACAAAGTGCTTCTCAAGTACACCGAGTACAGCGAGCCGCACGAGAGTCGCACCAACACGGACATACTGGAG aCTTTGCGCAGGAAAGGCCTCGGCCTCGAAGGGTCAGAGCTGGAGAGTGAAGAGAGCATGCAGGTGGCTGCAGACAAATATCCTCTCAGCGAGGGCATGGATCTCTCTGTGGCTCGCCAACGCTTCTAT gcTCCGTCGCTCCTCTCACCTGAGGCCCAGTTTCTGGTGTCTGCAGGCTGTGAGAACGGCTTTCCTAACTCCTCTGGATCCAGCATGGCGTCCCACAGACCCTCTGGCTTTAAATCGCTGGGCTGCCGACCGGGCGCTTCCAGTCCTGTTGtgccacacgcacacactgcaTTCATGTCTCCACACTCAG GTATCGGCTACTCCGTGTTCTCCCATGGTAACCTGAATCGAGCTCTGGACATGAAAAGCCCTCCTCCTCTGAACATAGGCAGTGACAACTTACGGGGGGATGCTGCTAACATGGGCCTGGGGGCCACAAGAGCTAACCACAACTCTACT AGGGGAGTCTTGTACCAGGGCCTGCACAGTGGCAACTCAATGGTAGCCATGGGCAAAGCAGGCCTGCTGGGTCACAGTTTGGGAGGGTATGGCCTCCCTTCTCCGGGGGTCTCTG AGTACAGCCAACCTGGTTTTTATCACTCCGTCAGTCTACAACGAGGATCAGTGAACCCCTGGCAGTCGCCTCAGGAGCCCCATGGGCCCCATATACACCCAGG GATGTCCAGTGGAGGGTGCTCCTTCCCCTCTCAGTCTTGCCCCTCAACCTCTCCACATCAGCCCTCCCTCAACCTCAGCATCAAGTTGGAGCGTAGCTCTCCGGAGCACATGTCCTCACCCACCTCCCCTCCTCTGCACCACCTCAGGCAGCACTCTCCAATCAGCAACCCCGATTCAGCTTGCCAAACCCCTCCAGAAGCCCGCCCGGCCAATGaaacaaaggagtttcccaaaGTCGGATACCCACAAGATGGGGAGGAAGAAGGGCAGCCACACAGGCAGTTAGAGATAAGTGATGGGTGGCAGAGATAG
- the tmem161a gene encoding transmembrane protein 161A — protein MALMGIQLVVSLLAASIMQRMAPHYSFARWLLCNGSLYRFKHPSEGELCALAGKQMPKQTRRDRRQNGESKPLTVPKDIDLHLEKAPINALDALVLRFFLEYQWLIDFAVYASGVFMFTECYYSFVDASKEVNIGAIWCVLTVLFSLKTLHTLMSHYFSSEEGGERSVCLAFGFLSLLVAMLVLVVREDYLEFGLESGFSSLFDNLEVFTRQHGYAEWSIPVTKLTVKLGLAGICAYIGALLAFPGLRMAQTHLDAVQLNAGRPHIQILLHMSFLSPVIVLILWVKPIARDFLANAPLGKTTVTIVSSETFDSMRLGIIVALCLLRLAMTRYHMQAYLNLAQKWVEQMKKEAGRIAAIDIQRKVTRIFCYLTVITLQYLVPVFLILFSTLALKSLGGFSWRADVEQTPGVTPALIMPTVAPVLPGGLDEDEEGMDDMEEDVQATVAHLTEAFTALKSVLTPLFFRGFFAFLTWWVAACQVISSLFGIYFHQYLMQN, from the exons ATG GCGCTGATGGGAATTCAGCTGGTGGTCAGCTTGCTGGCTGCCAGCATTATGCAGAGGATGGCTCCACATTACTCCTTTGCACGCTGGCTACTCTGCAATGGCAG TCTGTACCGGTTCAAACACCCGTCAGAAGGAGAGCTGTGTGCCCTGGCCGGAAAGCAGATGCCCAAACAGACCAGGAGAGACAG gAGACAAAATGGGGAGAGCAAGCCTCTCACTGTGCCCAAAGACATCGACCTTCACCTGGAGAAAGCTCCAATCAACGCACTTGACGCTCTTG TGCTGCGATTTTTCCTGGAGTACCAGTGGCTGATAGACTTTGCAGTCTATGCATCAGGCGTCTTCATGTTCACTGAGTGTTACTACAGTTTTGTGGATGCCAGCAAAGAAGTCAACATCGGAGCCATCTGGTGTGTCCTGACTGTTCTCTTCAGTCT AAAGACTCTTCACACTCTGATGAGCCACTACTTCAGCTCTGAGGAGGGTGGCGAGCGCTCTGTGTGTCTAGCCTTTggcttcctgtctctgctggTGGCCATGCTGGTGCTGGTGGTCAGAGAGGACTACCTGGAGTTTGGTCTGGAGTCGGGATTCTCCAGCCTCTTCGACAACTTGGAAGTGTTCACCAGACAGCACGGCTACGCTGAGTGGTC AATCCCAGTGACTAAGCTGACAGTGAAGCTCGGTCTGGCCGGTATCTGTGCGTATATCGGTGCTCTGCTGGCCTTCCCAGGCCTGAGAATGGCTCAGACTCATCTCGATGCTGTACAGCTGAATGCCGGGCGACCACACATCCA GATTCTGCTGCACATGAGTTTCCTGTCTCCAGTCATTGTGTTGATTCTGTGGGTGAAGCCCATTGCAAGGGACTTCCTGGCCAATGCACCTCTGGGGAAAACCACTGTCACAAT AGTTTCCAGTGAAACATTCGACAGCATGCGCTTGGGCATCATCGTGGCGCTGTGTCTGCTGCGGCTGGCAATGACTCGCTACCACATGCAGGCCTACCTCAATCTGGCTCAGAAGTGGGTGGAGCAGATGAAGAAGGAAGCGGGACGTATCGCTGCGATTGACATTCAGAGGAAG gtgaCTCGTATCTTTTGCTACCTGACTGTGATCACTCTCCAGTATCTGGTTCCTGTTTTTCTCATCCTCTTCTCTACACTTGCTCTCAAGTCACTAG GGGGCTTCTCCTGGAGGGCCGATGTAGAGCAGACCCCCGGGGTGACGCCAGCGCTGATAATGCCCACAGTAGCCCCCGTGCTTCCAGGTGGTCTcgatgaagatgaagaggggATGGACGACATGGAGGAAGACGTACAGGCCACAGTTGCGCACCTGACAGAGGCCTTCACAGCGCTGAAATCCGTCCTAACTCCACTTTTCTTTAGAGGGTTCTTCGCCTTCCTGACGTGGTGGGTGGCTGCCTGTCAGGTCATCAGCTCTCTGTTCGGCATCTACTTCCACCAGTACCTTATGCAGAACTAA